In Spirochaetales bacterium, one genomic interval encodes:
- a CDS encoding ABC transporter substrate-binding protein, producing the protein MAKTGFIMMMVLICLCFCGGCERTKNIASDNTTGGDASANETKKAGMKTGDLLASMAELPGLAETPDKGAFVDLVKAMDGVYPDGDIIIEIFPFARSVDNVINGKADFHVPTLRNPEISEENLPYRTVTESMGTVVFVLYSHIDNVLTKAAIDKATKAGGEFPYKIEVPGGLGGNFLFTTIPSNDLSSSMQKVANKRIDAVLWAQEESDLTLRELKIKTIRRNHYADFDDAIIIPKGPEGDKTNRILSGALKTLKTSGRQKALYSKIHLPYDDWQPADMKW; encoded by the coding sequence ATGGCGAAAACAGGTTTTATAATGATGATGGTATTGATTTGCCTGTGTTTTTGCGGCGGTTGTGAAAGAACCAAAAACATTGCGTCCGATAACACGACGGGTGGTGATGCGTCGGCGAATGAAACGAAAAAAGCCGGAATGAAAACGGGGGATCTGCTTGCCTCGATGGCGGAGCTTCCGGGTCTCGCAGAGACCCCGGACAAGGGCGCCTTCGTCGACCTGGTCAAGGCGATGGATGGGGTGTATCCCGATGGGGACATCATTATCGAGATATTTCCGTTTGCACGTTCGGTCGATAATGTGATTAATGGAAAGGCGGATTTTCATGTGCCGACATTGCGAAACCCTGAAATCTCGGAAGAAAACCTCCCTTACCGGACCGTCACGGAAAGTATGGGAACGGTAGTCTTTGTATTGTACTCCCATATCGATAATGTTCTCACCAAAGCGGCAATCGACAAAGCGACGAAGGCGGGAGGAGAATTCCCTTATAAAATCGAGGTTCCCGGAGGACTCGGTGGTAATTTCCTTTTTACGACAATTCCTTCCAATGACCTGTCCAGTTCCATGCAGAAGGTGGCCAATAAAAGAATCGATGCCGTTCTGTGGGCGCAGGAAGAATCGGATCTTACATTACGGGAGTTAAAGATCAAAACGATCCGCAGAAACCATTATGCCGATTTTGACGACGCAATCATCATTCCCAAAGGGCCTGAAGGCGATAAAACGAACAGGATACTTTCCGGTGCCTTGAAGACATTAAAAACCTCCGGGAGACAAAAGGCCTTATACTCTAAAATTCATCTTCCGTATGACGACTGGCAGCCGGCAGATATGAAATGGTAG
- a CDS encoding methyl-accepting chemotaxis protein has protein sequence MKLYHKFIITQLVVLIILMCGFGVFMYLSTLAESEKELETLSQKICDRLAAGLALPLWDYKTETINALIDIEMLDENVSAVTLIQESSVSGKMKNPNGDIIDYRGGETFETIKKNAYIKLSSDIVKEGSTLGVVNLYVSDNAMRGKLFNPIISMLVQLIVLFLLISVSSYGIMRLFINKPLSRVHYRMSEITQGEGDLTQTIDITSKDEVGRLSDVFNLFVNKLRSIVVSIKSSSRKALGIKQHLGSSAEETTAAITEINANIKSIKNQIDELNNKISDTTAGINDITENINSLNMLIQNQANAVNQSSASINQMVSSLNNVANITTLKKNSTMRLSETVMQGGEQLSEMTYVISEINKNIDSISEMVDLIDNIASQTNLLSMNAAIEAAHAGESGKGFSVVADEIRKLAETSRTQANEIGKLLETMVEKILQAGDASVKTNTAFSEIENEVKDVTQAFDEISLTTAEMSSGGQEVMKAMNVLNDISHNVKDSSSRIRESTDGIKTNIDTLERISIEVVSGMDDIMKGTGNVLGAMEEVRELSMKLGSATDSLNHEVNKFAT, from the coding sequence ATGAAACTGTACCATAAATTTATCATTACACAACTTGTCGTCTTGATAATCCTCATGTGCGGATTCGGTGTATTCATGTATTTATCGACACTCGCCGAATCGGAAAAAGAACTCGAAACCTTGAGTCAGAAAATATGCGACAGACTGGCTGCCGGACTTGCCCTTCCCTTATGGGATTATAAAACGGAAACCATAAATGCATTGATCGATATCGAAATGCTGGACGAGAATGTATCGGCGGTCACGCTGATACAGGAAAGTTCGGTAAGCGGCAAAATGAAAAACCCAAACGGCGATATAATCGATTACCGCGGCGGGGAAACGTTTGAAACGATAAAAAAGAACGCCTATATAAAATTATCATCCGATATCGTAAAGGAAGGCAGTACACTCGGAGTCGTCAATCTTTATGTTTCCGACAACGCCATGCGCGGGAAATTATTCAATCCCATTATAAGCATGCTCGTACAGCTTATCGTTTTATTTTTATTGATATCAGTAAGCTCCTACGGTATCATGAGATTATTTATAAACAAACCGCTTTCAAGGGTTCATTACAGAATGAGTGAGATCACGCAGGGAGAAGGCGATTTGACACAGACCATCGATATCACGTCAAAAGACGAAGTGGGACGTCTTTCCGATGTTTTCAACCTTTTCGTCAATAAACTGCGGTCGATCGTCGTCAGCATCAAGTCTTCATCGAGAAAGGCTCTCGGGATCAAACAGCATCTGGGTTCTTCGGCGGAGGAAACAACGGCCGCCATCACGGAAATCAACGCCAACATCAAATCGATAAAAAACCAGATCGATGAATTGAACAATAAAATCAGCGATACCACCGCCGGGATCAATGATATCACTGAAAATATAAATTCCCTGAATATGCTGATTCAAAACCAGGCTAATGCCGTGAATCAATCTTCGGCTTCCATTAATCAGATGGTTTCATCGCTCAATAACGTGGCAAACATTACCACGTTGAAAAAAAACTCCACAATGAGGCTTTCGGAAACCGTCATGCAGGGCGGCGAACAATTGTCCGAAATGACATATGTCATATCGGAAATAAACAAAAATATCGACAGCATTTCCGAGATGGTCGATCTTATCGATAACATCGCCTCACAGACCAATCTCCTTTCGATGAACGCGGCAATAGAAGCCGCGCATGCCGGTGAATCCGGCAAAGGCTTTTCCGTTGTCGCCGATGAAATAAGAAAACTTGCGGAAACGTCGCGAACCCAGGCTAACGAAATCGGTAAATTACTTGAAACCATGGTCGAAAAAATATTGCAGGCGGGGGATGCCAGCGTCAAAACCAATACCGCATTTTCCGAAATTGAAAACGAAGTCAAGGATGTCACGCAGGCATTCGATGAGATTTCATTGACGACGGCGGAGATGTCTTCCGGAGGACAGGAGGTGATGAAAGCGATGAATGTCCTCAATGACATATCGCATAACGTAAAGGATTCGAGTTCCAGAATCAGGGAGAGTACCGATGGAATCAAAACAAATATCGATACGCTTGAAAGAATATCGATCGAAGTCGTATCGGGAATGGACGATATCATGAAGGGAACCGGCAACGTCCTTGGCGCCATGGAAGAAGTCCGGGAACTCTCCATGAAACTCGGCTCCGCCACCGACAGTCTCAATCATGAAGTAAACAAATTCGCGACATGA
- a CDS encoding radical SAM protein has protein sequence MENIRNRIGIGKFLFTARLKIHVFFHYLKTTARGEIPPKALILLLRRLLFFLSKLRHNKAVAIGKNTRLDLYVPGFPSRAFYTACDKFGTFGAKLPNTTVLVSLTSACRYACVHCYQRNDRGKDLPVEKLLPVVRRLQDMGVAFFNIEGGEPFLVYDKLRAVCGAIDERSEIWINSTGDGMTFGRCSELKQNGVTAVMFSLHSAVPEVLERFMGFPGSWRILMKGIDACHKAGLAVAFNICLKAEAFYDGRFEAVIEKTKELGAAIVQLIKPKPAGAWLSGGAGDFTSEDLSRVKTLVKEYNNKRRYAGYPAISAQVMEEDPGMFGCTAGGTDRFYINAKGDVQPCEFLNISFGNIGTEDFDAIYHRMRAVFRTPGECWLCEKYAGEISRLMKQNNLRSLPLDAGLSKELYAAWDRGNPTGLYRVIEEELR, from the coding sequence ATGGAAAACATCAGAAACCGGATCGGCATAGGAAAATTCCTGTTTACCGCCCGACTCAAGATACACGTGTTTTTTCATTATCTGAAAACAACGGCGCGCGGGGAAATCCCGCCGAAAGCATTGATCCTCCTGCTGCGCCGCCTTCTTTTTTTCCTTTCGAAACTAAGGCATAACAAGGCGGTCGCGATCGGGAAGAATACCCGGCTCGACCTCTATGTGCCGGGCTTTCCGTCACGCGCTTTTTATACCGCCTGCGACAAGTTCGGAACCTTTGGGGCCAAATTACCGAATACGACGGTACTCGTTTCCCTGACATCGGCGTGCAGGTACGCCTGCGTTCACTGTTACCAGCGGAACGACAGGGGAAAGGACCTGCCCGTCGAAAAACTCCTTCCCGTCGTGAGGCGGCTTCAGGATATGGGGGTCGCGTTTTTCAATATCGAGGGGGGTGAACCCTTTCTGGTCTATGACAAGCTTCGCGCGGTGTGCGGCGCGATCGACGAACGTTCGGAAATCTGGATCAATTCCACCGGGGACGGGATGACATTCGGGCGGTGCTCTGAATTGAAACAAAACGGGGTGACCGCCGTCATGTTCTCCCTCCATTCCGCCGTTCCCGAAGTGCTCGAACGGTTCATGGGGTTTCCCGGTTCATGGCGGATACTGATGAAGGGCATCGACGCCTGTCATAAGGCCGGTCTCGCCGTCGCGTTCAACATCTGTCTCAAGGCGGAAGCCTTTTATGACGGGCGATTCGAGGCGGTCATTGAAAAAACGAAAGAGCTGGGGGCCGCGATCGTCCAGCTGATAAAACCGAAACCGGCAGGGGCGTGGTTGTCCGGAGGGGCGGGCGATTTCACGTCGGAGGATCTTTCGCGGGTAAAAACGCTCGTGAAGGAATACAACAATAAACGAAGGTATGCCGGTTATCCCGCGATCTCCGCGCAGGTCATGGAAGAAGATCCGGGGATGTTCGGATGTACCGCGGGGGGAACGGACCGCTTCTACATCAATGCCAAAGGGGACGTCCAGCCCTGCGAGTTTTTGAACATATCGTTCGGCAATATCGGGACGGAAGATTTCGATGCGATCTACCACAGAATGAGGGCGGTCTTCCGCACACCCGGCGAGTGCTGGCTGTGTGAGAAGTATGCGGGGGAAATCTCGCGATTGATGAAACAAAACAACCTGCGTTCGCTGCCCCTCGATGCCGGCCTTTCAAAAGAACTCTATGCAGCCTGGGACAGGGGAAACCCCACCGGGCTTTACCGGGTGATTGAAGAGGAACTGCGGTAG
- a CDS encoding beta-ketoacyl-[acyl-carrier-protein] synthase family protein: MKRVVVTGIGAVTSLGTGREALFSSLLAGKRSGEPVPEEFEKSYRLSSRFYVSFPESDLTAYGITSPYLRIMQEEDRCAVLASKLAIEDAGFSLRQKNKYFTCDGLIQCGIVLGTGFSGLDTAFISYCAHRCGEKGVSGNGKNPVYNRMVIPRLMPNSIAAWVSIFFGITGGSSTLNASCASGTVAVGRAFRLIRDGYYPSVLAGGVECLKESSGALMRGFDMLGALTTSEDGNPRPFSRKRSGFLFSEGGGCVLVLEELDHARGRGADVYAEIIDYRENSDAWNIVQIEPSASRIIGLLSALKGKRKIDYINTHGTGTETNDATEALAIRKVFDEKERPLTNSTKALLGHTIGASGAIEAAVTALSIKNGTVHGSPVDDPLDIAIAQETVHLPITHAISTSYGFGGHNAGLLFRRCDDHG, from the coding sequence ATGAAACGGGTTGTCGTAACGGGAATCGGCGCTGTCACTTCACTGGGAACCGGCAGGGAAGCCTTGTTTTCAAGCCTTCTCGCCGGAAAACGAAGTGGAGAACCTGTTCCCGAAGAATTCGAGAAGTCCTACCGGTTATCGTCGAGGTTCTATGTGAGCTTTCCGGAATCGGACCTCACTGCGTACGGGATTACCTCTCCGTATCTCCGCATCATGCAGGAAGAAGACCGATGCGCCGTTTTAGCTTCAAAACTGGCGATCGAGGACGCGGGGTTTTCTCTGAGGCAAAAAAACAAATACTTTACCTGCGACGGCCTCATTCAATGCGGTATTGTCCTGGGGACCGGATTCAGCGGTCTCGATACCGCATTCATCTCCTATTGCGCCCACCGCTGCGGGGAAAAAGGAGTATCCGGGAACGGGAAAAACCCCGTTTATAACAGGATGGTCATTCCCCGTCTTATGCCGAACTCGATAGCGGCCTGGGTTTCCATTTTTTTCGGGATCACAGGCGGTTCATCGACGCTTAACGCGTCCTGCGCTTCCGGAACCGTCGCCGTCGGCAGGGCTTTCAGGTTGATTCGGGACGGGTATTACCCCAGCGTGCTTGCCGGGGGCGTCGAATGCCTGAAAGAATCCTCGGGAGCCCTGATGAGGGGATTCGATATGCTCGGGGCGCTGACGACATCCGAAGACGGAAACCCCCGGCCTTTTTCCCGAAAACGAAGCGGGTTTCTTTTTTCCGAAGGGGGCGGATGTGTGCTTGTCCTTGAAGAGCTGGATCATGCGCGCGGACGGGGGGCGGATGTCTATGCTGAGATTATCGATTACCGGGAAAACAGCGACGCCTGGAATATCGTCCAGATCGAACCCTCGGCGTCCCGGATTATCGGGTTGTTATCGGCATTGAAAGGAAAGAGGAAGATCGATTATATCAACACGCATGGAACGGGAACGGAAACTAATGACGCAACGGAAGCACTCGCCATACGAAAGGTATTCGATGAAAAAGAGCGGCCTTTGACCAATTCAACCAAAGCCCTCCTCGGCCATACGATCGGCGCGAGCGGGGCGATCGAAGCGGCGGTGACCGCCCTATCGATCAAAAACGGAACAGTCCACGGGTCTCCCGTCGACGATCCCCTGGACATCGCGATCGCGCAGGAAACCGTTCATCTTCCCATCACCCATGCGATTTCAACCTCATACGGATTCGGTGGACATAACGCCGGGCTTCTCTTCCGGAGGTGTGACGACCATGGATAA
- a CDS encoding NAD-dependent epimerase/dehydratase family protein, which produces MDKVMITGATGFIGSHIVREFLRHDVPVGCLVRKQSDTTNIDGLDLEIRYGDIRDLSSLEKAFTGYGAVIHAAAFVRDWGEYALFRDINIGGTLNVLAACLANNIRKVIMTGSCASYGEENSQTVKTESDPFNPHYPYFLDGLFPSGMNHYRDTKALATREAAAFARKGGMNLTILEPVWVFGEREYSTGFFEYLTSIREGLFAVPGSRINRFHVIYAPDCARAYWCAYNNQPPGVHRILVGNRKAEKMNRIFSTFVKYAGFKSPLLLPKWAAYPVALAIELFHIVFKRENPPFLSRARVNMFYDNIEYSVKKAEDLLGFRAEIPLEKAIAKTVSWYKRNDFL; this is translated from the coding sequence ATGGATAAGGTCATGATAACCGGCGCAACTGGTTTTATCGGAAGCCATATCGTGCGCGAGTTTCTCCGGCATGATGTCCCGGTGGGCTGTCTTGTACGGAAACAAAGCGATACGACAAATATCGACGGGCTTGATCTCGAAATCCGTTACGGCGATATCCGCGACCTTTCCTCTTTGGAAAAGGCATTTACCGGGTACGGGGCGGTCATTCACGCGGCGGCATTCGTCCGTGATTGGGGTGAATACGCCCTTTTCCGGGACATCAATATCGGGGGGACATTGAATGTTCTTGCGGCCTGTCTCGCGAACAATATCCGGAAGGTGATCATGACGGGAAGCTGCGCCTCCTACGGCGAAGAAAACTCTCAAACGGTTAAAACCGAATCGGATCCCTTCAACCCCCATTACCCGTATTTTCTCGACGGGCTTTTCCCCTCCGGCATGAACCACTACCGGGACACCAAAGCGCTGGCCACCCGCGAGGCGGCCGCGTTTGCGCGGAAAGGCGGCATGAATCTTACCATTCTCGAGCCGGTGTGGGTGTTCGGTGAACGGGAATATTCGACCGGTTTCTTCGAATATTTGACTTCGATACGTGAAGGACTTTTCGCCGTTCCGGGATCGAGAATAAACAGATTTCACGTGATCTATGCCCCTGATTGCGCCCGGGCGTACTGGTGCGCGTATAACAACCAGCCACCCGGCGTCCACCGTATCCTTGTCGGGAACCGAAAGGCGGAGAAGATGAACCGTATTTTCTCGACCTTTGTCAAATATGCCGGATTCAAATCCCCGCTTCTGCTGCCGAAATGGGCCGCCTATCCGGTCGCCCTGGCGATCGAACTCTTTCATATCGTTTTCAAAAGAGAGAATCCGCCTTTTCTCTCGCGTGCCCGGGTGAACATGTTTTACGACAATATCGAATATTCGGTGAAAAAGGCCGAGGATCTACTCGGTTTCAGGGCGGAAATCCCGCTCGAAAAGGCGATCGCAAAAACGGTTTCCTGGTATAAACGGAACGACTTTCTTTAA
- a CDS encoding thiamine-monophosphate kinase, with translation MEDEKATIKLIEKVIPRSPLLANRLFESDAEIFSIDGTPLLFTMDEFSHEDHFRESDPVTLGTNLAVGSISDILACGGSPLFYAHTIGIPPHWDTSFVRQFSAGVNRVLKTSGAGFIGGDLGRSETWHYTAAVIGKAEGKPLQRKGAQPGDAIYMTGTVGGGNLEAALCLYGGQCGTSHMARTLVQIIPNQFVLRITESRLIREHASSCIDTSDGVCNALNEIAWINNTGYCLDCLPYNEKGKLLACVLSLPVELLFLGECGEYELLFTIPEGEEAAFLARAKLQKLSFSRIGRIVEAPEKIMITGHGRGGHRFDLSGFGIRARDYESGIEYLEALVKWLEGWRISGRN, from the coding sequence ATGGAAGATGAGAAGGCCACGATAAAACTGATTGAAAAGGTTATTCCCCGTTCTCCTCTTCTCGCCAATCGTCTGTTTGAATCCGACGCAGAAATTTTTTCCATCGACGGGACACCCCTTCTTTTTACCATGGACGAGTTTTCACATGAAGACCATTTCCGGGAATCCGATCCCGTCACCCTCGGGACAAACCTGGCCGTCGGAAGCATCAGCGATATTCTCGCGTGCGGGGGAAGCCCCCTTTTTTATGCGCACACAATCGGTATACCCCCGCATTGGGACACAAGCTTTGTCCGTCAGTTCTCTGCGGGGGTCAACCGCGTCCTGAAGACATCGGGCGCAGGATTTATCGGCGGGGACCTGGGAAGATCGGAAACCTGGCATTATACCGCCGCGGTTATCGGGAAAGCGGAAGGGAAACCGTTGCAGCGAAAAGGCGCGCAGCCAGGAGACGCGATATATATGACGGGGACCGTTGGCGGGGGAAACCTGGAAGCGGCACTCTGTCTCTACGGTGGGCAATGCGGGACAAGCCATATGGCGAGAACACTCGTCCAGATTATACCGAACCAATTCGTTCTGCGGATCACAGAATCGCGTCTTATCCGGGAACACGCGAGTTCCTGTATCGATACCTCGGACGGGGTCTGTAACGCGTTGAACGAAATCGCCTGGATCAACAATACGGGGTATTGTCTGGATTGTCTCCCCTATAACGAGAAGGGAAAACTTCTGGCCTGCGTTCTTTCGCTGCCCGTCGAACTCCTTTTTCTGGGTGAGTGCGGGGAATACGAACTCCTTTTCACGATACCTGAGGGGGAAGAAGCGGCTTTTTTGGCCAGGGCAAAACTCCAGAAACTTTCATTTTCCAGGATCGGCAGGATCGTCGAAGCCCCTGAAAAAATTATGATAACCGGACACGGAAGGGGCGGACACCGGTTCGATCTTTCGGGATTCGGTATTCGCGCGAGAGACTACGAATCGGGGATCGAATACCTCGAAGCTCTCGTAAAATGGCTCGAGGGATGGCGGATTTCCGGCCGTAATTAA